The proteins below are encoded in one region of Gopherus flavomarginatus isolate rGopFla2 chromosome 12, rGopFla2.mat.asm, whole genome shotgun sequence:
- the LOC127032719 gene encoding collagen alpha-1(I) chain-like isoform X2: MEDGEGYMAFNMQPKQCGSGGPSLAGNQGSRQCPGWLQVALGVGNLILAVAVLLLVVCVSHLVSEKGQTPAAPDCEGAGSRERPTPPGSDGAGSRDTATPPGSDGAGSRERPTPPGSDGAGIRDTATPPGSDGAGSRDTATPPGNDGAGSRDTKTPPGSDGAGSRDTATPPGNDGAGSRDTKTPPGSDGAGSRDTATPPGSDRAGSRDTATPPGNDGAGSRDTATPPGNDGAGSRDTATPPGSDGAGSRDTATPPGNDGAGSRDTATPPGSDGAGSRDTATPPGSDGAGSRDTATPPGSDGAGSRDTATSPGSDGARSRHPSTAECSARLERFQSQLCPTAQPGPAGGSRCKLCPTDWQLRGDKCYWVSRGRKTWSESRTDCTARGSQLLVIRDPEELLLTTWIHKRRARQHVWSPAACHTLPAGVHKGPDKTFTFVLGRTVRLLPGEGLDLAGRFPAGSDPVSGVRSG, translated from the exons ATGGAGGACGGGGAGGGCTACATGGCATTCAACATGCAGCCCAAGCAATGCGGCTCGGGTGGCCCATCCCTGGCTGGGAACCAAG GTTCCCGTCAgtgtcctggctggcttcaggtcgCTCTAGGGGTTGGGAATCTCATCCTGGCAGTGGCTGTGCTGTTGCTGGTGGTTTGTG TTTCCCACTTGGTGTCTGAGAAGGGACAGACCCCGGCAGCCCCTGATTGCgaaggagctgggagcagagagagaccGACACCCCCTGGGAGTGACGGAGCCGGGAGCAGAGATACAGCGACACCCCCTGGGAGCGAcggagctgggagcagagagagaccGACACCCCCTGGGAGCGACGGAGCCGGGATCAGAGATACAGCGACACCCCCTGGGAGCGACGGAGCCGGGAGCAGAGATACAGCGACACCCCCTGGGAACGACGGAGCCGGGAGCAGAGATACAAAGACACCCCCTGGGAGCGACGGAGCCGGGAGCAGAGATACAGCGACACCCCCTGGGAACGACGGAGCCGGGAGCAGAGATACAAAGACACCCCCTGGGAGCGACGGAGCCGGGAGCAGAGATACAGCGACACCCCCTGGGAGCGACAGAGCCGGGAGCAGAGATACAGCGACACCGCCTGGGAACGACGGAGCCGGGAGCAGAGATACAGCGACACCCCCTGGGAACGACGGAGCCGGGAGCAGAGATACAGCGACACCCCCTGGGAGCGACGGAGCCGGGAGCAGAGATACAGCGACACCCCCTGGGAATGACGGAGCCGGGAGCAGAGATACAGCGACACCCCCTGGGAGCGACGGAGCTGGGAGCAGAGATACAGCGACACCCCCTGGGAGCGACGGAGCGGGGAGCAGAGATACAGCGACACCCCCTGGGAGCGACGGAGCCGGGAGCAGAGATACAGCGACATCCCCTGGGAGCGACGGAGCCAGGAGCAGACACCCCAGCACAGCAGAATGCAGCGCCCGCCTGGAGCGTTTCCAATCCCAGCTGTGCCCCAcggcccagcccggcccagcAG GGGGCTCCAGGTGCAAACTCTGCCCCACGGACTGGCAGCTGCGCGGGGACAAGTGCTATTGGGTCTCCAGAGGCCGTAAAACGTGGAGCGAGAGCCGCACTGATTGCACAGcgaggggctcccagctgctggtgATCCGGGACCCTGAGGAGCTG TTGTTGACAACCTGGATTCACAAGAGAAGAGCCCGACAGCACGTCTGGTCACCGGCTGCCTGTCACACACTCCCTGCAGGAGTTCATAAAGGACCTGACAAAACATTCACATTTGTTCTGGGTCGGACTGTCCGTCTCCTCCCCGGAGAAGGCCTGGACCTGGCTGGACGGTTCCCGGCTGGATCAGACCCA GTTTCTGGTGTCAGATCCGGTTGA
- the LOC127032719 gene encoding collagen alpha-1(I) chain-like isoform X1, whose product MEDGEGYMAFNMQPKQCGSGGPSLAGNQGSRQCPGWLQVALGVGNLILAVAVLLLVVCVSHLVSEKGQTPAAPDCEGAGSRERPTPPGSDGAGSRDTATPPGSDGAGSRERPTPPGSDGAGIRDTATPPGSDGAGSRDTATPPGNDGAGSRDTKTPPGSDGAGSRDTATPPGNDGAGSRDTKTPPGSDGAGSRDTATPPGSDRAGSRDTATPPGNDGAGSRDTATPPGNDGAGSRDTATPPGSDGAGSRDTATPPGNDGAGSRDTATPPGSDGAGSRDTATPPGSDGAGSRDTATPPGSDGAGSRDTATSPGSDGARSRHPSTAECSARLERFQSQLCPTAQPGPAGGSRCKLCPTDWQLRGDKCYWVSRGRKTWSESRTDCTARGSQLLVIRDPEELEFIKDLTKHSHLFWVGLSVSSPEKAWTWLDGSRLDQTQFLVSDPVENSCGAVWGKWIHSDACSSGLHWICRRDAVPL is encoded by the exons ATGGAGGACGGGGAGGGCTACATGGCATTCAACATGCAGCCCAAGCAATGCGGCTCGGGTGGCCCATCCCTGGCTGGGAACCAAG GTTCCCGTCAgtgtcctggctggcttcaggtcgCTCTAGGGGTTGGGAATCTCATCCTGGCAGTGGCTGTGCTGTTGCTGGTGGTTTGTG TTTCCCACTTGGTGTCTGAGAAGGGACAGACCCCGGCAGCCCCTGATTGCgaaggagctgggagcagagagagaccGACACCCCCTGGGAGTGACGGAGCCGGGAGCAGAGATACAGCGACACCCCCTGGGAGCGAcggagctgggagcagagagagaccGACACCCCCTGGGAGCGACGGAGCCGGGATCAGAGATACAGCGACACCCCCTGGGAGCGACGGAGCCGGGAGCAGAGATACAGCGACACCCCCTGGGAACGACGGAGCCGGGAGCAGAGATACAAAGACACCCCCTGGGAGCGACGGAGCCGGGAGCAGAGATACAGCGACACCCCCTGGGAACGACGGAGCCGGGAGCAGAGATACAAAGACACCCCCTGGGAGCGACGGAGCCGGGAGCAGAGATACAGCGACACCCCCTGGGAGCGACAGAGCCGGGAGCAGAGATACAGCGACACCGCCTGGGAACGACGGAGCCGGGAGCAGAGATACAGCGACACCCCCTGGGAACGACGGAGCCGGGAGCAGAGATACAGCGACACCCCCTGGGAGCGACGGAGCCGGGAGCAGAGATACAGCGACACCCCCTGGGAATGACGGAGCCGGGAGCAGAGATACAGCGACACCCCCTGGGAGCGACGGAGCTGGGAGCAGAGATACAGCGACACCCCCTGGGAGCGACGGAGCGGGGAGCAGAGATACAGCGACACCCCCTGGGAGCGACGGAGCCGGGAGCAGAGATACAGCGACATCCCCTGGGAGCGACGGAGCCAGGAGCAGACACCCCAGCACAGCAGAATGCAGCGCCCGCCTGGAGCGTTTCCAATCCCAGCTGTGCCCCAcggcccagcccggcccagcAG GGGGCTCCAGGTGCAAACTCTGCCCCACGGACTGGCAGCTGCGCGGGGACAAGTGCTATTGGGTCTCCAGAGGCCGTAAAACGTGGAGCGAGAGCCGCACTGATTGCACAGcgaggggctcccagctgctggtgATCCGGGACCCTGAGGAGCTG GAGTTCATAAAGGACCTGACAAAACATTCACATTTGTTCTGGGTCGGACTGTCCGTCTCCTCCCCGGAGAAGGCCTGGACCTGGCTGGACGGTTCCCGGCTGGATCAGACCCA GTTTCTGGTGTCAGATCCGGTTGAGAACAGCTGTGGGGCGGTATGGGGGAAATGGATTCATTCTGATGCCTGCAGCTCTGGACTTCACTGGATTTGCCGGAGAGACGCCGTCCCGCTCTGA